The following are from one region of the Simiduia agarivorans SA1 = DSM 21679 genome:
- a CDS encoding PhoH family protein, translating into MNSNITAATAAPAADAVSHSFTLEPHDAQRLAALCGPLNAHLKQIEKRLNVTIHNRGAEFALSGDARTAGAAAQILQSLYAGLATEPELTADQVHLALQQSDVESAMVSKQSLDDITLIRTAKCTVRPRGANQQRYVKAVQSNDINFGIGPAGTGKTYLAVACAVEALLKDEIERILLVRPAVEAGEKLGFLPGDLSQKVDPYLRPLYDALWEMLGFDTVGKLIERNVIEVAPLAYMRGRTLNNAYVILDEAQNTTREQMKMFLTRIGFGSTAVITGDPSQIDLPRGQHSGLKHVMEVLDKVAGISFTYFQPKDVVRHPLVQRIVEAYDEYDARQPKSGGL; encoded by the coding sequence TTGAACAGTAACATTACCGCAGCCACCGCTGCACCCGCCGCCGACGCCGTCAGTCACAGCTTTACCCTCGAACCCCATGATGCCCAGCGCCTTGCCGCCCTTTGCGGCCCGCTCAATGCGCACCTAAAGCAAATCGAAAAACGCCTGAACGTGACTATTCACAACCGGGGCGCCGAGTTTGCCTTGTCCGGCGATGCCCGGACCGCCGGCGCTGCCGCACAGATACTGCAGTCACTCTACGCGGGACTGGCCACAGAGCCCGAGCTCACCGCCGACCAGGTCCACCTGGCCCTGCAACAGTCGGACGTGGAATCGGCCATGGTCAGCAAGCAGTCCCTGGATGACATTACCCTGATCCGCACCGCCAAGTGCACCGTGCGCCCACGTGGCGCCAACCAACAGCGTTATGTGAAGGCGGTACAGAGCAACGACATCAATTTCGGCATCGGGCCGGCCGGTACCGGCAAAACCTATCTGGCCGTGGCCTGCGCGGTGGAAGCGCTGCTGAAAGACGAGATCGAACGCATCCTGCTGGTGCGCCCGGCGGTGGAAGCCGGTGAAAAGCTCGGCTTCCTGCCCGGCGATTTATCCCAGAAAGTCGACCCCTACTTGCGCCCACTCTATGACGCACTGTGGGAAATGCTCGGCTTTGATACCGTTGGCAAACTGATAGAGCGCAACGTGATCGAAGTGGCGCCCCTGGCCTACATGCGCGGGCGTACCCTCAACAATGCCTACGTGATTCTCGACGAAGCACAGAACACCACCCGCGAACAGATGAAAATGTTCCTGACCCGGATCGGCTTTGGCTCCACCGCGGTGATCACCGGCGACCCCTCCCAGATCGATCTGCCGCGCGGCCAGCATTCCGGCCTGAAGCACGTCATGGAAGTGCTGGACAAGGTCGCGGGCATCAGCTTTACCTACTTCCAACCCAAGGACGTGGTGCGCCACCCCTTGGTGCAGCGCATCGTCGAAGCCTACGATGAATACGACGCCCGGCAGCCGAAATCCGGAGGTCTGTGA
- the miaB gene encoding tRNA (N6-isopentenyl adenosine(37)-C2)-methylthiotransferase MiaB translates to MSSAETPVKKLYIKTHGCQMNEYDSARMRDLLGDSHKMVATDNPEEADVLLINTCSIREKAQEKLFHQLGRWKHLKEANPNVVIGVGGCVASQEGEAISERAPFVDLIFGPQTLHRLPDMLETKKESGVVVVDVSFPEIEKFDRLPQPEADGATAFVSIMEGCSKYCTFCVVPYTRGEEVSRPLADVLTEVAHLAAQGVREINLLGQNVNAYRGETAEGGVADLAELITYVAAIDGIDRIRFTTSHPVEFSDSLIEVYGRVPELVSHLHLPVQSGSDRILAAMKRGHTALEYKSKLRRIKKLRPDICFSSDFIVGFPGETEADFEATMKLIEDMNFDISFSFIYSRRPGTPAADLSDDTPESVKKERLARLQARINNQAQLIARAMVGNTERVLVTGVSKKDPGQLSGRTENNRVVNFRCDQPALIGKFADVLIEEALPNSLRGTLLCSELDADWA, encoded by the coding sequence ATGTCCTCTGCCGAAACCCCCGTCAAAAAGCTGTACATCAAGACGCACGGCTGCCAGATGAACGAATACGACTCCGCCCGCATGCGCGACCTGCTGGGGGACTCCCACAAGATGGTGGCCACCGACAACCCGGAAGAAGCCGACGTATTGCTGATTAATACCTGCTCAATCCGGGAAAAAGCCCAGGAAAAGCTGTTCCACCAGCTGGGGCGCTGGAAACACCTGAAAGAAGCCAACCCCAATGTGGTCATTGGCGTGGGCGGCTGCGTTGCCAGTCAGGAAGGCGAAGCGATCAGTGAACGCGCGCCATTCGTGGACCTGATCTTCGGCCCGCAGACCCTGCACCGCCTGCCCGACATGCTGGAAACCAAAAAGGAATCCGGTGTAGTGGTGGTGGATGTAAGCTTTCCTGAAATTGAAAAATTCGACCGTCTGCCCCAGCCTGAGGCCGACGGTGCCACAGCCTTCGTCTCCATCATGGAAGGTTGCTCCAAATACTGCACCTTTTGTGTCGTGCCCTACACCCGCGGCGAAGAAGTCTCCCGCCCGCTGGCCGATGTGCTCACTGAGGTGGCACATCTGGCCGCCCAAGGGGTACGCGAAATCAACCTGCTGGGCCAGAACGTGAACGCCTACCGGGGCGAGACCGCCGAGGGCGGTGTGGCCGATCTGGCGGAACTGATTACCTATGTGGCGGCCATCGATGGCATCGACCGCATCCGCTTTACCACCAGCCACCCGGTGGAGTTTTCCGACTCGTTGATCGAGGTCTATGGCCGGGTGCCCGAGCTGGTCAGCCACCTGCATCTGCCCGTGCAGTCGGGTTCTGACCGCATTCTGGCGGCCATGAAGCGGGGCCACACGGCACTGGAATACAAATCCAAGCTGCGCCGGATCAAGAAGCTGCGGCCCGATATCTGCTTCTCTTCCGATTTCATTGTGGGTTTCCCGGGCGAAACCGAGGCCGATTTTGAGGCCACGATGAAGCTGATTGAAGACATGAACTTTGATATTTCCTTCAGCTTTATCTACAGCCGCCGGCCGGGCACACCCGCCGCCGACCTATCCGATGACACGCCGGAATCGGTGAAAAAAGAGCGGCTGGCACGCCTGCAGGCACGCATCAACAACCAGGCACAACTGATTGCCCGCGCCATGGTGGGCAATACCGAGCGCGTGCTGGTCACGGGCGTATCCAAGAAGGATCCGGGTCAACTGTCCGGCCGTACCGAAAACAACCGGGTGGTGAACTTCCGCTGTGATCAGCCCGCGCTGATCGGCAAGTTTGCCGACGTCTTGATTGAAGAGGCCCTGCCCAACTCCCTGCGCGGCACCTTGTTGTGCTCCGAGCTGGATGCAGACTGGGCATAA
- a CDS encoding DUF1820 family protein: protein MSANPTYKVIFYNQNQVYEIFCRAIYQSEMYGFIEVEEFVFGERSAMIVDPGEEKLKGEFAKVKRSYIPMHSIIRIDEVEKEGAAKVVELKSGEKVTQFPLGGPLHRPSGEPS from the coding sequence ATGTCTGCTAATCCAACTTACAAAGTCATCTTTTACAACCAGAATCAGGTGTACGAGATCTTTTGTCGCGCTATCTATCAGAGCGAGATGTACGGCTTTATCGAGGTGGAAGAGTTTGTCTTTGGCGAGCGCTCGGCCATGATCGTGGATCCGGGTGAGGAAAAGCTGAAAGGCGAGTTTGCCAAGGTAAAACGTTCCTATATCCCCATGCACTCGATTATCCGCATTGATGAAGTCGAAAAGGAAGGTGCCGCCAAGGTGGTTGAATTGAAAAGTGGCGAGAAAGTCACCCAGTTTCCGCTGGGGGGACCACTGCACCGGCCTTCGGGTGAGCCTTCCTGA
- a CDS encoding LysE family translocator produces MPPQCPSFSYLTGLMDTHLLALFVPTFFLISISPGMCMTLALTLGMAVGVRRSLWMMAGELTGVALVAAAAALGVAALMANYPDLFLVMRWVGAAYLLWLGWKLWRAPPPDLNQVGLAPQTRTALALQGFNTAVSNPKGWAFMVSLLPQFIHPDLALAPQLLALIAIIVVIEFCSLLIYASGGHHLRRFLARAGGADWLNRIAGSLMVAVGVWLALG; encoded by the coding sequence ATGCCCCCACAATGCCCTTCCTTTAGCTACCTAACCGGTTTGATGGACACCCATTTACTGGCGTTATTCGTCCCGACCTTTTTTCTGATTTCCATCTCCCCTGGCATGTGTATGACCCTGGCATTGACCTTGGGCATGGCCGTGGGTGTACGCCGCAGCCTGTGGATGATGGCGGGCGAGCTCACGGGTGTAGCTCTGGTGGCCGCTGCGGCGGCACTGGGCGTGGCCGCGTTGATGGCGAATTATCCCGATCTGTTCCTGGTCATGCGCTGGGTGGGTGCCGCCTACCTGCTCTGGCTGGGCTGGAAACTCTGGCGCGCGCCGCCCCCGGATCTCAACCAGGTTGGCCTGGCGCCACAAACCCGCACCGCATTGGCGCTGCAGGGGTTCAACACCGCGGTCAGTAACCCCAAGGGCTGGGCCTTTATGGTGTCCTTGCTGCCGCAGTTTATTCACCCTGATTTGGCTTTGGCGCCGCAATTGCTAGCCTTGATTGCAATTATTGTGGTGATAGAGTTCTGTTCTCTGTTGATTTATGCCAGTGGCGGACACCATCTGCGGCGTTTTCTTGCCCGCGCCGGTGGTGCCGACTGGCTGAACCGCATCGCCGGCTCCTTAATGGTAGCGGTGGGTGTATGGTTGGCGCTTGGATAA
- a CDS encoding mechanosensitive ion channel domain-containing protein, with translation MLMTLVLLALCTAVFVLVRYLTEAGIRKLGTKNQVSEFGLAFVLRATNTVLFIVYGLVILGLLGLDLSDVEVLLSSIFAVAGVAFFAQWSILSNITASAIIFFSFPYRVGDWIQVVEKDVDIQGTVEDISLFHVLIRNNRGELVTYPNSLILQKPVLRMTSKPTMQLPENLVDDLVPFGVGELILVRDSQGELQGHIAHKNPQRLLLTLLDGSQCAIPAARLGQCLLMRSAGADASPQQEKLDW, from the coding sequence ATGTTAATGACGCTGGTGCTGCTTGCACTGTGTACTGCCGTGTTTGTCTTGGTGCGTTATCTCACCGAAGCGGGCATCCGCAAGCTGGGCACCAAAAACCAGGTGTCTGAATTTGGTCTGGCGTTTGTGCTGCGCGCCACTAACACGGTGTTGTTCATCGTATATGGCCTGGTGATTCTGGGCCTGCTGGGTCTGGATCTCAGCGACGTGGAAGTCCTGTTGAGTTCGATTTTTGCCGTCGCCGGTGTGGCGTTTTTTGCGCAATGGTCAATTCTCAGCAACATTACCGCCAGTGCCATTATATTTTTCAGCTTCCCCTATCGGGTTGGTGACTGGATTCAGGTGGTGGAAAAGGATGTGGATATTCAGGGTACCGTTGAGGATATTTCCCTGTTTCATGTACTGATCCGCAACAACCGCGGCGAGCTGGTGACCTACCCGAACAGCCTGATTTTGCAAAAGCCCGTATTGCGGATGACCAGCAAGCCCACCATGCAACTACCGGAAAACCTGGTGGATGATCTGGTGCCTTTTGGTGTGGGTGAGTTAATCCTGGTCAGGGACAGTCAGGGTGAATTACAGGGACATATCGCCCATAAGAATCCGCAGCGCCTGTTACTGACGCTGTTGGACGGTAGCCAATGCGCCATTCCGGCAGCTCGGCTCGGGCAATGTTTGCTGATGCGGTCGGCCGGAGCCGATGCATCGCCCCAGCAGGAAAAGCTGGATTGGTAA
- a CDS encoding cation:proton antiporter → MIDPMALLVGVGLASIGCQYLAYKVKVPAILPLLVTGILLGPTFGVLDPDALFGELLFPLVSLSVAIILFEGALTLKFDDLAGHGSMVRNLCTVGAMVTWAVATPVAHYALGMSWQMAFLFGAIVTVTGPTVIVPMLRSVRPSTKISNILRWEGIVIDPIGALLAVLVYEYVISAQDAWTHTFMTFGLVLLVGFGLGALMGYGLGYMLRKNWIPHYLQNTAVLTLMLGAFAGSNMIAHESGLLTVTVMGMWLANMKNVDVDDILEFKETLSVLLISALFILLAARMDFGSILQVGWGAVLVLFAIIFIARPISVLVSSVGTGLNWRELALLSWIAPRGIVAAAVSALFALKLEELGYAEADLLVPMVFLVIITTVVLQSLTSVHVANLLGVRAPAPNGFLIFGASKFARIFAQELINKDIPVRIADTNWDAIRQARMDNVPTYYGNPISEHARRTMDLSAIGQVLVMSPYRQLNPLVTYHFEHAMGKGSVLGLSGNEQESRASHQVSEAYAKKLGLFSETATYGRLASLVAKGATIKTTRLTESFGLEKYEQTYGDRALPLCAIDPNGKLFVYTISHEFKPKADWQLVALITPETPEEKAAREAREEAERLQKEADERALQEARAREAEREKERDHGDGPAAPTEA, encoded by the coding sequence ATGATTGATCCGATGGCGTTGTTGGTGGGGGTGGGATTGGCCTCCATCGGCTGTCAGTATCTGGCCTACAAAGTCAAAGTGCCCGCCATTCTGCCTTTGTTGGTGACCGGTATCCTGCTGGGACCGACATTCGGTGTGCTGGACCCGGATGCACTGTTTGGCGAACTGTTGTTTCCACTGGTCAGTCTCTCGGTTGCGATCATTCTGTTTGAAGGCGCATTGACGCTCAAGTTTGATGATCTCGCCGGTCACGGTTCCATGGTGCGCAACCTGTGTACCGTGGGCGCCATGGTGACCTGGGCAGTGGCGACACCAGTGGCCCACTATGCGCTTGGCATGTCCTGGCAGATGGCGTTTTTGTTTGGGGCCATTGTGACGGTGACCGGTCCGACGGTGATTGTGCCCATGCTCCGCTCGGTGCGCCCGAGCACTAAAATTTCCAATATCCTGCGTTGGGAAGGTATTGTCATTGATCCAATCGGCGCCTTGCTCGCCGTACTGGTTTACGAATACGTGATTTCTGCGCAGGACGCCTGGACACATACCTTCATGACCTTTGGTCTGGTACTGCTGGTGGGTTTTGGCCTGGGTGCGCTCATGGGCTATGGCCTGGGCTATATGTTGCGCAAAAACTGGATTCCCCATTACCTGCAGAACACGGCCGTGCTCACACTCATGTTGGGTGCGTTTGCCGGCTCCAATATGATTGCCCATGAATCCGGTCTGCTGACGGTAACCGTCATGGGCATGTGGTTGGCCAACATGAAAAACGTGGATGTGGATGACATTCTCGAGTTCAAGGAAACCCTGTCGGTCCTGCTGATTTCTGCACTGTTCATTTTGTTGGCTGCGCGCATGGATTTCGGGTCCATTTTGCAGGTGGGCTGGGGTGCTGTGTTGGTGTTGTTTGCCATTATTTTTATTGCCCGGCCCATTTCGGTACTGGTCTCCTCGGTGGGCACTGGCTTGAACTGGCGTGAATTGGCCTTGCTCAGTTGGATTGCGCCCCGAGGCATTGTTGCAGCGGCGGTGTCTGCTCTGTTTGCGCTCAAGCTTGAAGAGCTGGGGTATGCCGAAGCCGATCTGCTGGTGCCGATGGTGTTTCTGGTGATTATTACCACCGTTGTGCTGCAGAGTCTGACCTCGGTACATGTGGCCAATTTGCTGGGCGTCCGGGCACCGGCACCGAACGGTTTTCTGATTTTTGGCGCATCTAAATTTGCCCGGATCTTCGCCCAGGAGTTAATCAATAAAGATATTCCTGTCCGCATTGCCGACACCAACTGGGATGCGATCCGGCAGGCGCGTATGGATAACGTGCCCACTTATTATGGCAACCCGATATCCGAACACGCACGCCGTACCATGGATTTATCCGCTATCGGCCAGGTCTTGGTGATGTCCCCTTATCGCCAGCTCAATCCGCTGGTGACGTATCATTTCGAACATGCCATGGGCAAGGGCTCTGTATTGGGACTTTCCGGTAACGAGCAGGAAAGCCGCGCCAGCCACCAGGTGAGCGAGGCCTACGCCAAGAAGCTTGGGCTTTTTTCCGAGACTGCCACCTACGGGCGCCTGGCCAGTCTGGTCGCCAAAGGCGCCACCATTAAAACCACGCGCCTGACCGAGTCCTTTGGTCTGGAAAAATACGAGCAAACTTACGGTGATCGGGCGTTGCCCCTGTGTGCGATTGATCCCAACGGCAAGTTGTTCGTATACACCATTTCGCACGAGTTCAAGCCCAAGGCGGATTGGCAGCTGGTGGCACTGATCACCCCGGAGACCCCGGAAGAAAAAGCCGCACGTGAAGCGCGCGAAGAGGCTGAGCGATTACAGAAAGAGGCCGATGAGCGCGCGTTGCAGGAGGCGCGAGCGCGTGAAGCCGAGCGCGAAAAAGAGCGCGACCATGGCGACGGACCCGCAGCGCCAACAGAGGCCTGA